In a single window of the Cucumis melo cultivar AY chromosome 11, USDA_Cmelo_AY_1.0, whole genome shotgun sequence genome:
- the LOC103502954 gene encoding peroxidase 4-like: protein MAFTTHTPKHLVPPLVLVLQLTLLLIGTSSAQLSVSFYSKTCPKLLSIVRSGVQSAIAKEARIGASLLRLHFHDCFVNGCDGSILLDDTATFRGEQTAPPNNRSVRGFDVIKAIKSNVEKACPGVVSCADILTLTARDSVDILGGPSWEVKLGRRDSKTASFSAASSGVIPPPTSTLSNLINRFNAVGLSAKDMVALSGAHTIGLARCVTFRNRIYNESNIDVSFAKLRQRSCPRSGGDDNLAPLDVATPKLFDNNYYKNLLNNKGLLHSDQVLHNGGSTDSLVKQYSQNDKTFDTDFVTAMIKMGDIRPLTGSQGEIRKVCSKPN, encoded by the exons ATGGCTTTTACTACTCACACTCCAAAACATTTGGTGCCACCTTTGGTTCTAGTTTTGCAGCTAACCTTACTTTTGATCGGCACCTCTTCGGCTCAACTCTCCGTTTCTTTCTACTCCAAGACGTGCCCTAAGCTCCTCTCCATAGTCCGCTCCGGTGTTCAATCCGCAATCGCCAAGGAAGCCCGCATTGGCGCTTCTCTCCTTCGTCTTCACTTCCATGACTGCTTTGTTAAc GGATGTGATGGGTCAATCCTTTTAGATGATACTGCAACTTTTAGAGGAGAACAAACAGCGCCTCCGAATAATAGGTCTGTTAGAGGTTTTGATGTCATAAAAGCCATCAAGAGTAACGTTGAAAAAGCTTGCCCTGGTGTGGTCTCATGTGCTGATATTTTGACTCTTACTGCGCGTGATTCTGTTGACATT ttggGAGGGCCATCATGGGAAGTGAAATTAGGAAGAAGAGATTCAAAAACAGCCAGTTTCTCTGCTGCTAGTAGTGGCGTCATCCCTCCCCCTACTTCAACGCTTTCCAACCTCATCAATCGATTCAATGCTGTAGGACTCTCCGCCAAAGACATGGTTGCCTTGTCTG GTGCGCACACAATAGGCCTAGCGAGGTGTGTAACCTTTAGGAATCGCATATACAACGAGAGCAACATAGACGTCTCATTTGCAAAGCTAAGACAAAGGAGTTGTCCAAGAAGCGGAGGAGATGACAATCTTGCCCCTCTAGATGTTGCAACCCCAAAGCTTTTTGATAACAATTACTATAAGAATCTTTTGAACAATAAGGGGTTGCTCCACTCTGACCAAGTCCTCCATAACGGCGGATCCACCGATTCTTTAGTCAAACAGTATAGTCAAAATGATAAGACTTTTGACACTGATTTTGTGACAGCAATGATTAAAATGGGAGATATTCGACCACTTACTGGATCACAGGGCGAGATCAGGAAAGTCTGCAGCAAACCAAACTGA